One Buteo buteo chromosome 31, bButBut1.hap1.1, whole genome shotgun sequence genomic region harbors:
- the LIN37 gene encoding protein lin-37 homolog isoform X1, translating into MLAVKVKVEKPDLEAASARSRLDAVLQELLERSQGPREPMEEEAGKAPGDALSKEASPTAPGKRPSGRFSQQRRKKRRETEEGLPDPAQQRHNTYVIKLFDRSVELGQFPEGTPLYPVCRAWMRNCPTARGGAGPPHPTAPPRPEGAAGHAGKGEDIYELPPPAPPGPPRIPSPLGPEEGAPPPDQLPDPPPSMSSLIYKNMERWKRVRQRWQEAGQRQQQRYGPSLRLLRLIYERQ; encoded by the exons ATGCTGGCCGTCAAGGTGAAGGTGGAGAAACCAG ACCTCGAAGCCGCCTCTGCCCGCAGCCGCCTGGACGCcgtcctgcaggagctgctggagcgcAGCCAGGGGcccag ggagccGATGGAGGAGGAAGCGGGGAAGGCGCCCGGAGACGCTCTCAGCAA GGAGGCGTCGCCCACCGCCCCGGGGAAGAG gccgtCGGGTCGTTTCTCGCAGCAGCGGCGGAAGAAAAGGCGGGAAACGGAGGAGGGGCTTCCCGACCCCGCCCAGCAGCGTCACA ACACGTACGTCATCAAGCTCTTCGACCGGAGCGTGGAGCTGGGCCAGTTCCCCGAGGGGACCCCCCTCTACCCCGTCTGCCGCGCCTGGATGCGCAACTGCCCCACGGCCAGGGGGGGCGCGGGCCCCCCGCACCCCACGGCGCCGCCGCGCCCCGAG ggcgcCGCAGGGCAtgctgggaagggggaggacaTCTACGAgctgccccccccggcccccccgggacccccccgcaTCCCCTCCCCCCTCGGCCCCGAGGAGGGGGCGCCCCCCCCGGATCAG CTGCCGGACCCGCCCCCTTCGATGTCGTCGCTGATTTACAAGAACATGGAGCGGTGGAAGAGGGTGCGGCAGCG GTGGCAGGAGGcggggcagcggcagcagcagcgctACGGGCCCAGCCTGCGCCTCCTGCGCCTCATCTACGAGCGGCAGTAG
- the LIN37 gene encoding protein lin-37 homolog isoform X2 has product MLAVKVKVEKPDLEAASARSRLDAVLQELLERSQGPREPMEEEAGKAPGDALSKEASPTAPGKRPSGRFSQQRRKKRRETEEGLPDPAQQRHNTYVIKLFDRSVELGQFPEGTPLYPVCRAWMRNCPTARGGAGPPHPTAPPRPELPDPPPSMSSLIYKNMERWKRVRQRWQEAGQRQQQRYGPSLRLLRLIYERQ; this is encoded by the exons ATGCTGGCCGTCAAGGTGAAGGTGGAGAAACCAG ACCTCGAAGCCGCCTCTGCCCGCAGCCGCCTGGACGCcgtcctgcaggagctgctggagcgcAGCCAGGGGcccag ggagccGATGGAGGAGGAAGCGGGGAAGGCGCCCGGAGACGCTCTCAGCAA GGAGGCGTCGCCCACCGCCCCGGGGAAGAG gccgtCGGGTCGTTTCTCGCAGCAGCGGCGGAAGAAAAGGCGGGAAACGGAGGAGGGGCTTCCCGACCCCGCCCAGCAGCGTCACA ACACGTACGTCATCAAGCTCTTCGACCGGAGCGTGGAGCTGGGCCAGTTCCCCGAGGGGACCCCCCTCTACCCCGTCTGCCGCGCCTGGATGCGCAACTGCCCCACGGCCAGGGGGGGCGCGGGCCCCCCGCACCCCACGGCGCCGCCGCGCCCCGAG CTGCCGGACCCGCCCCCTTCGATGTCGTCGCTGATTTACAAGAACATGGAGCGGTGGAAGAGGGTGCGGCAGCG GTGGCAGGAGGcggggcagcggcagcagcagcgctACGGGCCCAGCCTGCGCCTCCTGCGCCTCATCTACGAGCGGCAGTAG